A genomic segment from Streptomyces sp. NBC_00459 encodes:
- the ilvD gene encoding dihydroxy-acid dehydratase: protein MPELRSRTVTHGRNMAGARALMRASGVPGADIGRKPIIAVANSFTEFVPGHTHLQPVGRIVSEAITAAGGIPREFNTIAVDDGIAMGHGGMLYSLPSRDLIADSVEYMVEAHCADALICISNCDKITPGMLNAALRLNIPTVFVSGGPMESGRATLVDGTVRTLDLVDAISDAVNDKISDEDILRIEENACPTCGSCSGMFTANSMNCLAEAIGLALPGNGSVLATHTARRALYENAGRTVMDITRRYYEQDDETVLPRNVATFAAFQNAMALDIAMGGSTNTILHLLAAAQEAGVPFDLDDINEVSRRVPCLAKVAPNVAKDRTYYMEDVHRAGGIPALLGELHRAGLLNEDVNSVHSSSLADWLKTWDVRGGSPSPEALELWHAAPGCVRSAEAFSQSERWEALDTDAAGGCIRSAEHAYSKDGGLAVLKGNLAVDGCVVKTAGVDESIWTFEGPAVVCESQEEAVQKILTQQVKEGDVVVIRYEGPKGGPGMQEMLYPTSYLKGRGLGKACALVTDGRFSGGTSGLSIGHASPEAAAGGTIALVKDGDRIRIDIPNRTIELLVEDDELSARREALNGVYAPVARERKVSQALRAYAAMATSADRGAVRDVSLLG from the coding sequence ATGCCCGAGCTGAGGTCCCGCACAGTCACCCACGGCCGCAACATGGCGGGCGCCCGCGCCCTTATGCGCGCCTCCGGTGTACCGGGGGCCGACATCGGGCGGAAGCCGATCATCGCGGTGGCGAACAGCTTCACCGAGTTCGTGCCCGGTCACACCCACCTCCAGCCGGTCGGCCGCATCGTCAGCGAGGCCATCACCGCCGCCGGAGGCATCCCGCGCGAGTTCAACACGATCGCCGTCGACGACGGCATCGCGATGGGTCACGGCGGCATGCTGTACTCCCTCCCCTCCCGCGACCTCATCGCGGACTCGGTCGAGTACATGGTCGAGGCCCACTGCGCCGACGCCCTGATCTGCATCTCCAACTGCGACAAGATCACCCCGGGCATGCTGAACGCCGCTCTGCGGCTCAACATCCCCACGGTCTTCGTCTCCGGCGGCCCGATGGAGTCCGGCCGGGCCACGCTGGTCGACGGCACGGTCCGCACGCTCGACCTGGTCGACGCGATCTCCGACGCCGTGAACGACAAGATCTCGGACGAGGACATCCTCCGTATCGAGGAGAACGCCTGTCCGACCTGCGGTTCCTGTTCGGGCATGTTCACGGCCAACTCGATGAACTGCCTCGCGGAGGCCATCGGACTCGCCCTCCCGGGCAACGGCTCGGTGCTGGCCACCCACACGGCCCGCCGGGCGCTGTACGAGAACGCGGGCCGCACGGTGATGGACATCACCCGCCGCTACTACGAGCAGGACGACGAGACGGTCCTGCCGCGCAACGTCGCCACCTTCGCGGCCTTCCAGAACGCCATGGCCCTCGACATCGCGATGGGCGGCTCGACCAACACGATCCTGCATCTGCTGGCCGCCGCCCAGGAGGCGGGCGTCCCGTTCGACCTGGACGACATCAACGAGGTCTCGCGCCGGGTGCCCTGCCTCGCGAAGGTCGCGCCGAACGTCGCCAAGGACCGCACGTACTACATGGAGGACGTGCACCGGGCCGGCGGCATCCCCGCCCTCCTCGGCGAGCTGCACCGCGCGGGCCTGCTCAACGAGGACGTGAACTCGGTTCACAGCTCGTCCCTCGCCGACTGGCTGAAGACCTGGGACGTGCGCGGCGGCTCCCCGTCGCCGGAGGCCCTGGAGCTGTGGCACGCGGCCCCCGGCTGTGTGCGCTCGGCCGAGGCCTTCTCCCAGTCCGAGCGCTGGGAGGCCCTGGACACGGACGCCGCCGGCGGCTGCATCCGCAGCGCCGAGCACGCGTACTCGAAGGACGGCGGCCTCGCGGTCCTCAAGGGCAACCTCGCCGTCGACGGCTGCGTCGTGAAGACGGCCGGCGTCGACGAGTCGATCTGGACCTTCGAGGGCCCCGCGGTCGTCTGCGAGTCGCAGGAGGAAGCCGTCCAGAAGATCCTCACCCAGCAGGTCAAGGAAGGCGACGTCGTCGTCATCCGCTACGAGGGCCCCAAGGGCGGCCCCGGCATGCAGGAGATGCTCTACCCGACCTCGTACCTGAAGGGCCGAGGCCTCGGCAAGGCCTGTGCGCTGGTCACCGACGGGCGCTTCTCCGGCGGAACCTCGGGCCTGTCGATCGGCCACGCCTCCCCGGAGGCCGCGGCCGGCGGCACCATCGCCCTCGTCAAGGACGGCGACCGCATCCGCATCGACATCCCGAACCGCACGATCGAGCTCCTGGTCGAGGACGACGAACTGTCGGCCCGCCGCGAGGCCCTGAACGGCGTCTACGCCCCCGTCGCCCGCGAACGCAAGGTCTCGCAGGCCCTGCGCGCGTACGCGGCGATGGCGACGAGCGCCGACAGGGGCGCGGTGCGGGACGTGTCACTGCTGGGCTGA
- a CDS encoding TetR/AcrR family transcriptional regulator, producing the protein MTSAAPRRRGRPSRTDSADAPAARDRILAAAREEFAERGYDKTSVRGIAKTAEVDPALVHHYFGTKEQVFEASIAVAMGPVLEAPGSIVEGPLDDVGERLARFFFGIWETPATRKALLAIVRSAMNNEAAAGVFRRIVSAQVLRRIAGRLDLPDAELRAELAAAQLVGIAMLRYVIRVEPLASADPEQIIERVAPVIQAHLAGPGR; encoded by the coding sequence GTGACCAGCGCAGCCCCGCGCCGCCGGGGACGCCCCTCCCGTACGGACTCCGCGGACGCCCCCGCCGCCCGCGACCGCATCCTGGCGGCGGCCCGCGAGGAGTTCGCCGAGCGGGGCTACGACAAGACGTCCGTACGCGGCATCGCCAAGACCGCCGAGGTGGACCCGGCGCTGGTGCACCACTACTTCGGTACCAAGGAGCAGGTCTTCGAGGCGTCCATCGCGGTCGCCATGGGCCCCGTCCTGGAGGCGCCGGGCTCGATCGTCGAGGGCCCGCTCGACGACGTCGGGGAGCGGCTGGCCCGCTTCTTCTTCGGCATCTGGGAGACCCCGGCCACCCGCAAGGCGCTGCTCGCGATCGTCCGCTCCGCCATGAACAACGAGGCAGCGGCCGGGGTCTTCCGCCGTATCGTCTCCGCCCAGGTGCTGCGCCGCATCGCCGGCCGCCTGGATCTCCCGGACGCCGAACTGCGCGCCGAACTGGCCGCCGCCCAGCTCGTGGGCATCGCGATGCTGCGCTACGTCATCAGGGTCGAACCCCTGGCCTCGGCGGACCCTGAGCAGATCATCGAGAGGGTGGCCCCTGTCATTCAGGCCCACCTGGCCGGGCCCGGCCGTTAG
- a CDS encoding sugar phosphate isomerase/epimerase family protein, with amino-acid sequence MAEPVVRIPDAKVALSTASVYPESTATAFEIAARLGYDGVEVMVWTDPVSQDIEALRRLSDYHRIPILAVHAPCLLITQRVWSTDPWTKLQRAQAAAEKLGATTVVVHPPFRWQRQYARDFVTGIWRMADETDVRFGVENMYPWRYRDREMLAYAPDWDVTKDDYRHFTIDLSHTATSRSDAMEMIDLMGDRLGHVHLADGNGSNKDEHLVPGRGTQPCAELLERLAVTGFDGHVVIEVNTRRAMSSAEREADLAEALAFTRLHLASSVRAVPGGGPRP; translated from the coding sequence ATGGCGGAGCCAGTCGTACGCATCCCGGATGCGAAGGTCGCGCTGTCCACAGCCTCCGTGTACCCGGAGTCGACGGCGACGGCCTTCGAGATCGCCGCCCGTCTGGGCTACGACGGCGTCGAGGTCATGGTCTGGACGGATCCCGTCAGCCAGGACATCGAGGCCCTGCGCAGACTGAGCGACTACCACCGGATCCCCATCCTCGCCGTCCACGCCCCCTGCCTCCTCATCACCCAGCGCGTCTGGTCCACGGACCCCTGGACCAAGCTCCAGCGCGCCCAGGCGGCCGCCGAGAAGCTCGGCGCGACGACCGTCGTCGTACACCCGCCCTTCCGCTGGCAGCGGCAGTACGCGCGTGACTTCGTCACCGGCATCTGGCGCATGGCCGACGAGACGGACGTCCGGTTCGGCGTCGAGAACATGTACCCCTGGCGCTACCGAGACCGCGAGATGCTCGCGTACGCCCCCGACTGGGACGTCACGAAGGACGACTACCGGCACTTCACGATCGACCTCAGCCACACCGCGACGTCCCGCAGCGACGCCATGGAGATGATCGACCTCATGGGCGACCGCCTCGGCCATGTCCACCTCGCCGACGGCAACGGCTCCAACAAGGACGAGCACCTGGTCCCGGGCCGCGGTACGCAGCCCTGCGCCGAACTGCTCGAACGGCTCGCGGTCACCGGTTTCGACGGCCATGTCGTCATCGAGGTGAACACGCGCCGCGCGATGTCCAGCGCCGAGCGCGAGGCCGACCTCGCGGAGGCGCTCGCCTTCACCCGCCTCCACCTGGCCTCGTCCGTCAGAGCCGTCCCCGGCGGGGGACCGCGCCCGTGA
- a CDS encoding Ppx/GppA phosphatase family protein — MRLGVLDVGSNTVHLLVVDAHPGARPLPAHSHKVELRLAQLLDDAGAIGPEGVDKLVAVIQDALQAAEDKGVVDLLPFATSAVREASNADDVLARVQAETGVELQVLTGSEEARLTFLAARRWFGWSAGKLLVLDIGGGSLEIAYGIDEEPDTAVSLPLGAGRLTAGWLPGDPPDPDDIRSLRRHVRAQIAGTVGEFSRFGAPDHVVATSKTFKQLARLAGAARSTEGLYVQRELKRESLAALVPELAGMTTAARAALPGVSEGRANQLVAGALVAEAAMDLFDVKTLEVCPWALREGVILRRLDHMGTHMGTE, encoded by the coding sequence ATGAGACTCGGTGTCCTCGACGTGGGATCGAACACGGTGCATCTGCTGGTGGTGGACGCGCACCCCGGCGCGCGCCCCCTGCCCGCGCATTCGCACAAGGTCGAGCTGCGGCTCGCCCAACTCCTCGACGACGCCGGAGCCATCGGCCCCGAGGGGGTCGACAAACTCGTCGCAGTGATCCAGGACGCACTCCAGGCCGCCGAGGACAAGGGCGTCGTGGACCTGCTGCCGTTCGCCACCTCCGCGGTGCGCGAGGCGAGCAACGCCGACGACGTCCTCGCGCGCGTGCAGGCCGAAACAGGCGTCGAGCTCCAGGTCCTGACCGGCTCCGAGGAGGCACGGCTCACCTTCCTCGCCGCCCGCCGCTGGTTCGGCTGGTCGGCCGGCAAGCTCCTCGTCCTCGACATCGGCGGCGGCTCCCTGGAGATCGCGTACGGCATCGACGAGGAGCCCGACACCGCCGTCTCCCTCCCACTCGGCGCCGGCCGCCTGACCGCGGGCTGGCTCCCCGGCGACCCGCCCGACCCCGACGACATCAGGTCCCTGCGCCGCCATGTACGCGCCCAGATCGCCGGTACGGTGGGCGAGTTCAGCCGCTTCGGCGCCCCCGACCACGTCGTCGCCACGTCGAAGACGTTCAAGCAGCTCGCCCGCCTGGCCGGGGCTGCCCGCTCCACGGAGGGCCTGTACGTCCAGCGCGAGCTGAAGCGCGAGTCCCTGGCGGCCCTGGTCCCCGAACTCGCGGGCATGACGACAGCGGCACGGGCAGCCCTCCCCGGAGTCTCCGAAGGCCGGGCCAACCAGCTGGTCGCGGGCGCCCTGGTCGCCGAGGCGGCGATGGACCTCTTCGACGTGAAGACCCTGGAGGTCTGCCCCTGGGCCCTCCGCGAGGGCGTGATCCTCCGTCGCCTGGACCACATGGGCACCCACATGGGCACGGAGTAG
- a CDS encoding BACON domain-containing protein, producing the protein MMSSSPDTPTRSTGAHRAHREARDRAAGRTLVQRPPARYEPYLDGLFTYCLSVLCDHDTATAALGDVLALAERRSPRGPESAGDRRAWLYALARWACLRKLAEAKQKRQSTHAAGRRGKRQASAAPAPQAAPDSAAPVSEEAQEAHRRELAQLAWPEAAGTTPEQREALELAVRHKLAAHEVAGVLGLDAVAAGDLLASAACEVERTRAALAVVETGACPSVSRLTGDHQLVLSTALRRELVRHVDDCPRCRRVAERAVPGSWPGTSVTPAELPVLEAPRAALHVAMAHLPRARGAAAPRFDRRGFPMDPKDRAARRDRLRARAVTTTVVATVVAAPVLALWAAYRGAPVTGEGGPGDRSATASEAQRHDSLDGQAAGGGYENAGNAGNAGTGPDNGLVRKDHGSPDVSVEVVSAVPGAKESPGLLTVEASSDGDTTLITLTASGHTPVRWTASTGASWLYPSRSSGTLRPGESFTIKVYVDPLREPAGHWSARVSIAPASAVVSIEGYGTAPTPPDPTPVHPPAPGPPRPSTPPPDPDPTTSAPATPPPSDPPPSSSPDPEPTPTPTPTASVTSTPADPGGSSPPVDSGSPSPSPSMAS; encoded by the coding sequence GTGATGAGCAGTAGTCCGGACACCCCGACCCGCAGCACCGGCGCACACCGGGCGCACCGTGAGGCGCGCGACCGGGCGGCGGGGCGCACGCTGGTGCAGCGCCCGCCCGCGCGCTACGAGCCGTATCTGGACGGCCTGTTCACCTACTGCCTGTCCGTCCTGTGCGATCACGACACGGCCACCGCCGCCCTCGGCGACGTCCTCGCGCTCGCCGAGCGCCGCAGCCCGCGCGGCCCGGAGTCCGCCGGTGACCGCAGGGCCTGGCTGTACGCCCTGGCCCGCTGGGCCTGTCTGCGCAAGCTCGCCGAGGCCAAGCAGAAACGTCAGAGCACCCACGCGGCAGGCCGACGCGGCAAGCGGCAGGCGTCCGCCGCCCCCGCGCCCCAGGCCGCCCCCGACTCCGCCGCCCCCGTCTCCGAGGAGGCCCAGGAGGCGCACCGGCGTGAACTGGCCCAGCTCGCCTGGCCGGAGGCCGCAGGCACCACCCCCGAACAGCGCGAGGCACTCGAACTGGCCGTGCGCCACAAGCTCGCCGCGCACGAGGTCGCCGGCGTACTGGGCCTGGACGCCGTCGCCGCCGGCGACCTGCTCGCCTCCGCCGCCTGCGAGGTCGAACGCACCCGCGCGGCCCTCGCCGTCGTCGAGACCGGCGCCTGTCCGAGCGTCTCCCGCCTCACCGGCGACCACCAGCTGGTGCTCAGCACGGCGCTGCGCCGCGAACTGGTCCGGCATGTCGACGACTGCCCGCGGTGCCGCCGTGTCGCCGAGCGGGCCGTTCCCGGCTCCTGGCCCGGGACCAGCGTCACGCCCGCCGAACTGCCCGTCCTGGAGGCGCCCCGCGCGGCCCTGCACGTCGCCATGGCGCACCTCCCGCGCGCGCGGGGCGCCGCCGCTCCGCGCTTCGACCGGCGCGGCTTCCCGATGGACCCCAAGGACCGCGCCGCCCGAAGGGACCGGCTACGCGCGCGTGCCGTCACGACCACGGTCGTCGCCACCGTGGTCGCGGCTCCCGTGCTCGCCCTGTGGGCGGCCTACCGCGGGGCGCCGGTGACCGGCGAGGGCGGCCCGGGGGACAGGTCGGCCACCGCGAGCGAGGCGCAGCGCCACGACAGTCTCGACGGCCAGGCCGCGGGCGGCGGCTACGAGAACGCGGGCAACGCGGGGAACGCGGGCACCGGCCCCGACAACGGCCTCGTCAGGAAGGACCACGGCTCACCGGACGTCTCCGTGGAGGTCGTCAGCGCGGTCCCCGGCGCGAAGGAGAGCCCGGGACTGCTCACCGTGGAGGCGTCCAGCGACGGCGACACGACGCTCATCACCCTCACCGCGTCCGGGCACACCCCGGTGCGCTGGACGGCGTCCACAGGGGCGTCCTGGCTGTATCCGAGCCGTTCCTCGGGAACGCTGCGGCCCGGCGAGTCGTTCACGATCAAGGTGTACGTCGACCCTTTGCGCGAACCGGCCGGTCACTGGAGCGCGCGCGTGTCGATCGCACCGGCGTCCGCCGTCGTCTCCATCGAGGGGTACGGCACCGCGCCCACACCCCCGGACCCGACCCCGGTGCACCCACCGGCCCCCGGCCCGCCCCGCCCGAGCACTCCGCCCCCGGACCCGGACCCGACGACCTCCGCGCCCGCGACGCCGCCCCCCAGCGACCCGCCACCGTCCTCGTCACCGGACCCGGAGCCCACACCGACCCCCACCCCGACGGCCTCGGTGACCTCGACCCCGGCCGACCCCGGAGGCTCGTCGCCGCCCGTCGACAGCGGTTCCCCCAGCCCCTCCCCCTCGATGGCCTCCTGA
- the radA gene encoding DNA repair protein RadA, with translation MAVRTKTAKDRPSYRCTECGWQTAKWLGRCSECQAWGTVEEYGAPAVRTTAPGRVTTSAVPIGQVDVRQATARSTGVPELDRVLGGGLVPGAVVLVAGEPGVGKSTLLLDVAAKSASDEHRTLYITGEESASQVRLRADRIRAIDDHLFLAAETDLAAVLGHLEAVKPSLLILDSVQTVASPEIDGAAGGMAQVREVAGALIRASKERGMSTLLVGHVTKDGAIAGPRLLEHLVDVVLSFEGDRHARLRLVRGVKNRYGTTDEVGCFELHDEGITGLADPSGLFLTRRAEPVPGTCLTVTLEGRRPLVVEVQALTVDSQIPSPRRTTSGLETSRVSMMLAVLEQRGRISALGKRDIYSATVGGVKLSEPAADLAIALALASAASDTPLPKNLVAIGEVGLAGEVRRVTGVQRRLSEAHRLGFTHALVPSDPGKIPAGMKVIEVADMGDALRVLPRSRRREAPRDDGDRR, from the coding sequence ATGGCTGTTCGCACGAAGACCGCTAAGGACCGTCCGTCCTACCGCTGCACCGAGTGCGGCTGGCAGACGGCCAAGTGGCTCGGCCGCTGCTCCGAATGCCAGGCGTGGGGCACGGTCGAGGAGTACGGCGCGCCCGCGGTCCGTACGACGGCACCGGGCCGGGTCACCACCTCCGCGGTCCCCATCGGCCAGGTCGACGTCCGCCAGGCCACCGCCCGCAGCACCGGCGTGCCCGAGCTGGACCGCGTACTGGGCGGCGGGCTGGTCCCCGGTGCCGTGGTTCTCGTGGCCGGTGAGCCGGGCGTGGGCAAGTCGACGCTCCTCCTCGACGTCGCGGCGAAGTCGGCGAGCGACGAGCACCGCACGCTCTACATCACGGGTGAGGAGTCCGCGAGCCAGGTCCGGCTGCGCGCCGACCGCATCAGGGCGATCGACGACCACCTGTTCCTGGCCGCGGAGACGGACCTGGCGGCGGTGCTGGGCCACCTGGAAGCCGTGAAACCGTCCCTCCTGATCCTCGACTCCGTCCAGACGGTGGCCTCGCCGGAGATCGACGGCGCCGCGGGCGGCATGGCCCAGGTGCGCGAGGTCGCCGGGGCGCTGATCCGCGCCTCCAAGGAGCGCGGCATGTCGACACTCCTGGTGGGTCATGTCACCAAGGACGGCGCCATCGCCGGCCCGCGCCTCCTGGAACACCTGGTGGACGTGGTCCTGTCCTTCGAGGGCGACCGGCACGCCCGCCTCCGTCTCGTCCGGGGCGTCAAGAACCGCTACGGCACGACGGACGAGGTCGGCTGCTTCGAACTGCACGACGAGGGCATCACGGGCCTCGCCGACCCGAGCGGCCTGTTCCTGACCCGGCGCGCCGAACCGGTGCCGGGGACCTGTCTGACCGTCACCCTGGAGGGCCGCCGCCCGCTCGTCGTCGAGGTACAGGCGCTCACCGTCGACTCGCAGATCCCCTCCCCCAGGCGGACGACATCGGGGCTGGAGACGTCCCGGGTCTCGATGATGCTCGCGGTTCTCGAACAACGGGGCAGGATCAGCGCACTCGGAAAGCGGGACATCTATTCGGCGACGGTCGGCGGGGTGAAGCTCTCCGAGCCGGCCGCGGACCTCGCGATCGCCCTCGCGCTGGCCTCCGCCGCGAGCGACACCCCGCTGCCCAAAAACCTGGTCGCGATCGGCGAAGTGGGCCTCGCGGGCGAGGTCAGACGGGTGACGGGGGTGCAGCGCCGACTCTCCGAAGCCCACCGTCTGGGCTTCACGCACGCACTCGTTCCCTCGGACCCCGGCAAGATCCCCGCCGGTATGAAGGTCATCGAAGTCGCCGACATGGGGGACGCGCTCCGGGTGCTTCCGAGGTCGCGTAGGCGAGAGGCCCCACGGGACGACGGGGACCGCCGGTAG